From Pedobacter aquae:
AATGATCTATGGCATAACCCTCGCCACCGGGGCCGGCTCTTTCAACCATTTTACCATGTAAACCTTGGAAAAGCGCATATAAAGTCCAGTTACCTTTACCTTTTGGAGCCGTCCAATTTAATTGCCCTTGTTGGTCTAGCTTATCGGTTAAATCTAAAATTTCTCCTTTGGTAGAATAGCCAATTAAGGTTTGAGCTTTAAGTTTTTTAGGATACCTTACCTGATCAAAAGCATGTAATTGCAAATTTTCATTAGCGGTTATAGGTTCTTTTATTTTATCGATACTGATTTTCTCGCCTACAATTCTTAAAACCGTTTTTTGGTCGTACAATACAGGCGTACTTAACTTTTCGCCTTCTTTTAAGGTATAGGTTTGAGGAGCAAAATATTTACTAGCATCTTCATCTTTAACCCATGGGCCGCCAAATGGCCAGCCAGATGCTTGTGCCATATCTATACCTAAATCTAACTTTTTAGCTGTTTTTAAGGTATAAGTTAGCATATCCATCCATTTAGGTGATGTAAAATTGATAAACTTACTTTCCTGTCCTTTTACACCATAAATTGGTGTAATTTCTAAACCACCTAAACCAGCTTTTTGGTATTGATTTAACATCCAGGAAAGGTTAGCTGTATCTACAGCACTACCCTCCCACCACCATCTTGTCCATGGTTTAGTTTGTTGGGTAATTTGTGGCCACGTAGGCTGGTTCTGAGCAAATAATGGTGATAATGCCCCACTAAAAAATAAGGCTAAAGCAATTTTCTTGTATGGTTTTTTCATAATCTAGTAATCGAAGCAATTAAAACAGCGATTTAAAACGCTAAAAGGTTTCATCATCAAGCTTGTATACAAGCTTATTTAATGCTTTGATAATTGGTTAAAATCTATTCTTCTAAAATAGGCTATTTTATATATTCACCTATCCTGCTGTGTCCTGAGGAAAGAATAAAAAGCTATTTAACTATTTAGTTTCCGCTATCAAACCATAAGCTTTTGGATGGTCTTTTAAACTTATTAAAACCCTATCAAACATAATTTCTGGATCTAAAGCCATAATTTCTAATTGGTGTTTACCGGGCTTTAAATCATCAAAAACGAAAGTTTTAACAGCATTGTTACGCAATACATTTTCTTTCCACTCGGTACTTCTTCCTTGTACCACAAAATTTTTAATTTGCCATGTACCACCATCAATTCTAACAGCATATTTTAAACTGTATAAATTGTTTAATGGATGTGTAGGAATGGTAAAAACATCAACTTTAGCTTTCGCCGATGTGGTATTTATAAAATGGTAAGACAAAATTATGCTGTCTTGAGCAGAACCTATTTGACGGTTAAAATTACTTTTAACAACACTACCTGCATAACCTAAGCCATCAATTTTCTCCCATTTAAAATTTGAGGTTTCTTTTTTAGCCGAATAATTTACCGCATGGATAGAAACTATTCCGTTTTGCTCTATAAAAACATCGTCTTCTTTAGGTTGTGGATGATAAACTAATTGAAGCGTTTTTACACCCAAATTGGTTTGCAGCTTTAGATAAGCTATTTGCTTTTCTTGCTTTAACTGTGTAACATCGGGCTTAAGCCAAATTCTAATTTCTTTGCTTGCTAGCGATAGATTTCCGCTGTTTTTATATATTTTAAGCCATTTTGGAATTTCTAAAAATTGCCATGATAAGGTGACAGCCTGTTTCAAGAAAACATCTACGAAAGTAGAGTCTGATGATTTACCATAAAAAATAGGAAAACTGATGGTATCTGCTTGATGTGTTGGTGCTGTACCTTCAACATGAAGCCCCCAGGCTTCTGAACTTGATGTATTAAGTGTTGTGTTGGATTTTTTTGGCAAATCAAAAACTGGTAAACCACGTGGTTGAGCATGCATCATACCTTTCCATTTACCTGCGCTTAAAGAATCGTTATAAAATTTGGTAAGCTGGTGGATGTTATTAAAAGCTGTAGCAACAGAATCTTGATAAGATGTTGCGCTTAATCTGCCTTGTTGTTGGTATAAAACTGCTTTATCATGATATAAGAACTTCTTATTCATTTCTGAAGCAGCTAAAACCGGATAGGTGATTAATTGGAAATAGGCGTCTTGAAGATGAGTTGGGATAGTTTTTTTAAGCTGCAAAACTTCATGTTCTAATTGCTGATATTGCTTTATTCTTTTCTGACCTTCATCGCTATAAGCAAAATGATTGTATGCTGTTAGCTTAGTTGGCGTTGTGGGCTCTGTTTGACTCCAACCCATATATTCTGGCTTACGCTCAAAAGCCAATTGATAATATTTTTGAAGGATAGAATTTAACTTTTGAGCAATATTGGTACTAAAAATTTGCTGATACCATTGGTTTAAATGCTTCTGTATATAATTTTGCTGATGAAATGGTGTAATATCATAAGCCATATCTAAAAATAATTGCGTTTGATACTCGGCCGGTTTTATATCTCCAACGTTTAAAATCCATGTATTTTTAGCCTCATTACGGTAAGCTTTAAGCATTTCTTGATGAATTAGAGCGGGTGGCGTAGTACATAACCACAGATAATCATGCGGCCTGCCCCAATAAGAAACATGATAATAAACCCCCTCACCACCTTTTCTCTTATTTTCATCAGGATTACCTAATCTTCTGATATAACCGTAATTATCATCGGGCCAAACTAGGGTTACATCATCCGGAACAGCTAAACCATCATCATAAATATCTAAAACCTCTTTATAAAGTGTTAAAGCCTGTGGAATAGCTTTTATATCTTTTTTCAAAGTGTTTTTAAGCATCTGACGCTGGGCAGTAAAAACATCACCTAAAACTTTAATGGCTTCTTTGTTATTTTTAACGCCCTCCATCCCACTATCATGCACACCTCTTATTCCTAGGCTATAAATAGCATTAATGGAAGTTGTTTCGTTGATTCTTTTTTGCCAATAATCATTTATACTAGATGAATTATTAACATAATTAAAAGCGCCCATGGTAGTTTTATCCCATTCGTCTACATTATTTCTGAGCATAGGTTCTGCATGCGAAGAGCCAATGATGATTTCATATTGCTTGGCAATTTTTAGATTATCTGGGATATTAAAAAAAGCTTTTGTTCCTGGGTGCATAGCAGGCCAAATGGTATTTGCTTTAAGGCGTAGCAAAAGCTCGAAAATTTTAGCATAAGTATTAGGCCCTATGTTTTGTAGATTTTTATCGATGTTTTGCGCTGCCCAAGGTCTTAAGCCCCAATCTTCATCGTTTAAAAAAATACCTCTGTAAGTTACCGATGGGGTTTTAGAAATGGTATCCTTTATAGAAACACTCAGTTGCTTTTTCTTTTGCGGGGTAACATCTGCCCAGTAATACCAAGGATGAATACCTATTTTTTCTGAAACATGAAAAACACCATAAGCTAAGCCTCTTGCATCGCTTCCGGTAATGATGAGTACATCTTTAATGTTAGCTGTTGGATTTTTCAACCTTTTGATAGCGAATACCTCAAACTGGTTTTCAATTTCTTGAGCATGATAATTTCTAAATGATTTTGCCGGAGAGTTTTTAACCTGACCTAATATAATAACATTGCCTTTAGCTTGTTTAAGATTTTGAAAAATTTGGGGTTTGTATCCGCAAACAGCTTCTATATCTTGAGCTAGTAAATTGGCTACTACAGCATCTAAACCAGAAGACTTAGGATTACTTACTATACTTACTTGATTTTTAACACTATATAAATCAAAATCTTGTGCTTTGATATGAAAACACAGCATGGTAAGAAGAAGAGATAAGAAATGTTTTTTTGCCATATGGAAGTTGTAAATCATCATTAAAAAAATAAAGGCCGCTTTTACAAAAACGACCTTTATTAGTGGCGGGAGCCACGCTTATTAAACCAATTTTAAATTATGCAAACGAGTTAATATCTTTTGCAAAGGAAGCTCAAAACTAGGTGAATAAAACATGCTCCGCAACCTGTTGTATCCTGTACAATATTAATCTAACTTAAATGGTAAATACCAATTATTAGGATCTAGTAATTTATTTCTTACAGCTGTAGCGTTAGGATTACCTTCTCTTAATAATTTATTATAAATTCTATCAGCAAGGTAAGCTGGTTCACTTCTTCTTCTTGCAATACGCATTAAATCTCCCCAACGGTTACCTTCAAAAGCGGTTTCTAAACCAGCTTCTGTTATTAAATCGTTTTCTATGGTTAAGGTACTATCGCCAACTACGGTTCTTGCAGGTAAATTGGCTCTGTTTCTTAAACCATTATGGCGGTGCCAATTTGCTCTAAAGAAAGGAAAATCACCATTTCTAGCGTCAAAATCATAAGGTGCAGCGTCAAATGTTTGTTGTATGTTTGAAACATTTCTACCTGACACACCAGGTGTAGGATCGAAAACATTATTGATACCCGTATTTAAAAAGGCACCTGCTAGTTTATGTCTGTTATCACGGTTTGCTGCTTCCGCAAAACGTAGGTGTAAAGTTGCTGCTCTGTATAAAAACCAATTACCTTCTTTTTCAAATAAAACACGTGGAGTTAAAGTTCTATCATCTAAATAATAATAAAGATATTTCATTATAATTGGCCTAGATGGATGCTCCTGAATAGAAAGTACTTTACGAGCATCATAAGGGATACCGTTTCTTTGCGTTTCTGAATTCCAATTGTGTATACCTTGTGCAGATGGTTTTAAAAGATATTTACCACCATTTACAGAAAACAACTCGATAAAAGGATTTTCTGGCTGAAAGTTTTTACTGAAAGGTAGCGCCCAAATCCATTCTTGGTTCCATAACTCATCTCTACCTCTAGCAAAAATAGATTTCCAGCCTTGCGTAATGCTATTGATTAAAGCTGTAGCATCTTGCTCTCTGAAACGGATATAACCCACAGAAATATCATTATTGGTGGCTACTTCGGCAAATCTAACTTTGTAAATATTAAACCTATCGTTATCATTACCTGTATTTTCAAAACTTGTCATAACAGCTTTATAAGCTGTAGCGGCAGCTCTATAATTACCTTTCCAAAGGTTTAAATCGCCAATTAAGCATTGTTTATTGATGAAAAATTTTGCTGTTGGGTAACCGTCTACTGTTGTAATTAAAGAAGCGTTATTAGCATAAGTGTTTTTATAAGGTAAACCTTCAACAAAGGGAACCAAAATATCTAATAACTGATCAAAGTTTACACGTGGAAACTTATTGGTGTCTTTAATATCATTTAAATCTTCTAAAGGATCTGTAATGTAAGGGATAGTACCGAAATGGATACCCAACTGTAAGTAAACCCATGATCTGATACAAGCAACATCAGAATAGCGTTGGTTGTATTGGTCTTGTGTAAACTTATTTTCTCTTAGCATGATATCGAAATTTGCTAAGACATCATTACAGTTTATAATAACTTCATAAAATGGTTTAGGGCTAATGTAAGGGTTAGCAGCGCTTACTTCATGGTTATTAATTTCACGTAAAAAAGGGTCAGAATTTTCTGTAACCGTCATGTAATCTGCTCTTAATTCGTTTAAGATTACATATTGCTTGGCTAAATTCATCATTTTACCATAAACCCCTAGTACGGCAGCATCGGCATCAAATACGTTTCTATAGTATTGCTCTTTTACTAATCTATCTTGTGGTTCTACTTCTAAAAATTTATTACAAGACACAGTGGTTACTGCTAACATAGCAATTGCCGCATAGCTTAACCATTTTCTTTTATTGATTTTTAATTTCATCATTTCTATGCTAAAAATTCTACTGTGGTTATAGTCCTAATTTGAAACCTAATTGGAAAGTTCTTACTTGTGGTACTAAACCAATATCAACACCTTGGGCAAATAAAGCCGAGTTAGCGCTAAACTCTGGATCAAAACCTAAATAGTTAGATACAGTAAATAAGTTATTTGCTGTTACATAAACTTTAGCTGCTTTAAAGATTTTGCTTTTTACAGGCACATCATAAGCTAAAGCTAAAGTTCTTAACCTTAGGTAAGAGCCATCTTCTATCCAACGGTCAGAAAATTGTGCGTTACCCATAGGGTCTCCCCAGTTTGCTCTTGGTGTGTTGGTTATTTGTCCATCGGCTCTCCATCTGTTTAAAGCTACTTGAGTTTGATTTTCGAAACCAGACATGCTCTCTAGCTTATTTCTGGTACCGTTATATAAATCATTACCAATAGAAAAATTAAAGAACGCGTTTAAAGAGAATCTTTTGTATGTTAAAACACTATTGAACATACCTACAAAATCTGGATTAGGATTTCCGATAACTTTTCTATCTAAATCGTCAATAATATTATCGTCATTTAAATCAACAAAACGAACATCGCCACCTTCATAAGGCACTAAAGATGCGTTAGGTAATCTTCTTAATAAACCAGATGCGGTAGCTTCTGCCTGTGTAGCAAAAATCCCGTTGCTGGTTAAACCATAGAATAAATTAGCATCCTGACCTTCTTTGGTGATATAAGTAGCCCCACCAAAATTGGTCAAAAACTCGCCAGATGGCAAAGAAGTAATTTGGTTTTTATATCTAGAAATGCTTAAGCCTAAATCTAATTTTAGTTTAGATTTTCCTATAACTCTGCTGTTTGCGGTAAACTCGAAACCATTGGTTCTCATGGCTGCGTTGTTGTTGATAGCAAAATCAAAACCGGTGAAAGCGTTTAATCCTTCAAACACAATCATGTTTGTAGTTTGGTTGTTGTAGTAATCAAAAGTAAAGCTTAATTTTTCTTTTAATACGGCTACATCAAGCCCAATATTAGCTTTTTTAACAGTTTCCCATTGTAAAGCAGAGTTACCAATATTACCTCTTACTAAACCTTGTATACCAATTAAGTTTTGAGATACATAATAAGATCTTGAAGCGTAATTACCAATATCATCATTACCGGTAATGCCATAAGAAGCTCTTAGTTTTAAGAAATCTATAAAATTATTATTGGCCATAAAGTCTTCAGAAGAAATTAGCCATGCTGCACCAATAGATGGCATGAAAGCAAATTTGTGCTGACCAATTTTTACAGCGCCATTGTCTGCATCTCTTCCAAATCTGCTAGAACCATCTAATGCAAGGTTAAGCGTAAGGAAGTATTTATTCATTAAACCGTAATTGTTAGCCATATAAAGGTTCATCCAATTCCAGCTTCCTAAGGCTCCTCCTATTTGTCTTAAAGTAGTGCTACCTGCACCTACGCTTAAGAAATCATCAGTTGCAGAGTTAAAACCTAACCCTAAATCACTTTCAGAATCATTACTTTGAGTACGTAGACCTAGTCTTGAGCTAAAGCTGTGTTTATTAGCTATAGTTTTTTTATAGTCTAAATAGGTATCGTTATAAACACTAAATAATCTAGAAATCTCGCTACCAGACCTGTTTAAAGCAACTGCTGTTCTTAAGGTATCACTAGTTACACCTAACTGTGGTAAAAAGAAATTTTCTCTGCCTTTATCAAAAGTAATAGCGGCAATAGTAGCTAAATTAAGGTCTTTGCCTATTTTATAGTTAAATTGTAGGTTACCAAAAAATCTATAATTTCTATTGATACCAACTGTATTATCAGAAACTAAAACTGCAGGGTTACTTACATTAAAAATATCTGTATTTGCAAAATTTGGAGACTGTGTACCATCTGCACCAAAAACATTAGATGCTAAGAAAGGTGCTTTTGTTAAGCCTAAATAAAGCGGACTGGTGGTGTTAAAGTTATTTCCTTGGTCTCTTAAATTTTGTTGGTTGTAATAGAAAGATAAGTTTGCCTGCATGGTTAATTTAGGCGTTAAGTTTAAATCGCCATTTAACCTCATGTTGTACTTAGAAAAATCGGTGTTTTCTACTGCACCATCATTATTTACATAACCTAAAGATAATGAGTATTTTGCTATATTATCACCACCTGTTACTTTCATGTAATAGTTTTGATTGTAGCTATCTCTTAAAACCCTGTCTTGCCAATTTGTATTGTTATTGTAGGTGTAAAAATTTGCATTTGCTGAATTGTCATTCATAAAAGGCTGAGCTTGAATTTGCGTTTGACTTAAACCTCTGGTTTGTAAAACCTGAGTTAAGTAAGAACGATATTGGCCAGCATTTAATAAAGGTATATTCTGTGGCTGTTGATTAAAGCCTCCGTATACCGCAAAATCCATTTTTGTAGTTAACTCTTTAGCATGGCTAGTACTAATTAAAATTACACCATTTGCGCCTTTGGTACCGTATAATGAAGAACCATCTTTAATGATGCTGATATCTTCGATATCCTTAACATCAATATTGGCTAGGGCATTATTGAAGTTATTTCCCATCAATTCTGAGCTATAATCTTCCGTATCGTAAATAGCACCATCAACAATAATTAAGGGTTTATTAGTTGCGTATAAAGAGTTAAAACCTCTTAACCACAAAGTAACATCGCTATTTGAGGTGCCAGAACGGCGAACAGCATTAACACCAGCTAACCTACTTTGTAAAAAAGTACCAGGAGTTTCTGATGCTGCTTCCCACTGCGTTTTATCAACATTTAAAGACTTGGTAGCAAAAGTAACTTGGCTTTCTGGCTTTACCCCAACTGGAGTATTAACTTCTTCATAAAAGGAGGTGTAACCAGATTCATAAAGAACAATATCTACCTCTTGCCTGCCTTTTAAAGCAACCTCTTTGGTTTGATAACCACTACCACTAATAAGAATAGTAGAGTTTGGATAACGTACGGATAAGGTAAATCTACCTTTATCATCAGTAATATTAGCTGAAAAATTTGGCTGAGAAACGTTTATACCAGCTAAGGGCATCCCTGTAATAGCGTCTTTAACTACACCATTTATTTTAATTGCTTTGGCTGTTAGAGTTGCGTTTATAGTAACACTATCTTTTTGTTGAGCAATAACGTTAAAGCTTAAGACACTTAAAGTAAATAAGCAGCTATAAGTTAGTATATGTTTAGGTTTTATTTGCATCTTAATAATTCTATATTTTAACAATTATTACTTTATAATTGGAACCAGCCTTAAATAATCAAGCGTTACGGTATTGTTTCCATTAGTGGTAACTGTAGCGCCAATTAAAGCAAGTGGT
This genomic window contains:
- a CDS encoding glycosyl hydrolase 115 family protein, producing MAKKHFLSLLLTMLCFHIKAQDFDLYSVKNQVSIVSNPKSSGLDAVVANLLAQDIEAVCGYKPQIFQNLKQAKGNVIILGQVKNSPAKSFRNYHAQEIENQFEVFAIKRLKNPTANIKDVLIITGSDARGLAYGVFHVSEKIGIHPWYYWADVTPQKKKQLSVSIKDTISKTPSVTYRGIFLNDEDWGLRPWAAQNIDKNLQNIGPNTYAKIFELLLRLKANTIWPAMHPGTKAFFNIPDNLKIAKQYEIIIGSSHAEPMLRNNVDEWDKTTMGAFNYVNNSSSINDYWQKRINETTSINAIYSLGIRGVHDSGMEGVKNNKEAIKVLGDVFTAQRQMLKNTLKKDIKAIPQALTLYKEVLDIYDDGLAVPDDVTLVWPDDNYGYIRRLGNPDENKRKGGEGVYYHVSYWGRPHDYLWLCTTPPALIHQEMLKAYRNEAKNTWILNVGDIKPAEYQTQLFLDMAYDITPFHQQNYIQKHLNQWYQQIFSTNIAQKLNSILQKYYQLAFERKPEYMGWSQTEPTTPTKLTAYNHFAYSDEGQKRIKQYQQLEHEVLQLKKTIPTHLQDAYFQLITYPVLAASEMNKKFLYHDKAVLYQQQGRLSATSYQDSVATAFNNIHQLTKFYNDSLSAGKWKGMMHAQPRGLPVFDLPKKSNTTLNTSSSEAWGLHVEGTAPTHQADTISFPIFYGKSSDSTFVDVFLKQAVTLSWQFLEIPKWLKIYKNSGNLSLASKEIRIWLKPDVTQLKQEKQIAYLKLQTNLGVKTLQLVYHPQPKEDDVFIEQNGIVSIHAVNYSAKKETSNFKWEKIDGLGYAGSVVKSNFNRQIGSAQDSIILSYHFINTTSAKAKVDVFTIPTHPLNNLYSLKYAVRIDGGTWQIKNFVVQGRSTEWKENVLRNNAVKTFVFDDLKPGKHQLEIMALDPEIMFDRVLISLKDHPKAYGLIAETK
- a CDS encoding RagB/SusD family nutrient uptake outer membrane protein, producing MMKLKINKRKWLSYAAIAMLAVTTVSCNKFLEVEPQDRLVKEQYYRNVFDADAAVLGVYGKMMNLAKQYVILNELRADYMTVTENSDPFLREINNHEVSAANPYISPKPFYEVIINCNDVLANFDIMLRENKFTQDQYNQRYSDVACIRSWVYLQLGIHFGTIPYITDPLEDLNDIKDTNKFPRVNFDQLLDILVPFVEGLPYKNTYANNASLITTVDGYPTAKFFINKQCLIGDLNLWKGNYRAAATAYKAVMTSFENTGNDNDRFNIYKVRFAEVATNNDISVGYIRFREQDATALINSITQGWKSIFARGRDELWNQEWIWALPFSKNFQPENPFIELFSVNGGKYLLKPSAQGIHNWNSETQRNGIPYDARKVLSIQEHPSRPIIMKYLYYYLDDRTLTPRVLFEKEGNWFLYRAATLHLRFAEAANRDNRHKLAGAFLNTGINNVFDPTPGVSGRNVSNIQQTFDAAPYDFDARNGDFPFFRANWHRHNGLRNRANLPARTVVGDSTLTIENDLITEAGLETAFEGNRWGDLMRIARRRSEPAYLADRIYNKLLREGNPNATAVRNKLLDPNNWYLPFKLD
- a CDS encoding SusC/RagA family TonB-linked outer membrane protein; the encoded protein is MQIKPKHILTYSCLFTLSVLSFNVIAQQKDSVTINATLTAKAIKINGVVKDAITGMPLAGINVSQPNFSANITDDKGRFTLSVRYPNSTILISGSGYQTKEVALKGRQEVDIVLYESGYTSFYEEVNTPVGVKPESQVTFATKSLNVDKTQWEAASETPGTFLQSRLAGVNAVRRSGTSNSDVTLWLRGFNSLYATNKPLIIVDGAIYDTEDYSSELMGNNFNNALANIDVKDIEDISIIKDGSSLYGTKGANGVILISTSHAKELTTKMDFAVYGGFNQQPQNIPLLNAGQYRSYLTQVLQTRGLSQTQIQAQPFMNDNSANANFYTYNNNTNWQDRVLRDSYNQNYYMKVTGGDNIAKYSLSLGYVNNDGAVENTDFSKYNMRLNGDLNLTPKLTMQANLSFYYNQQNLRDQGNNFNTTSPLYLGLTKAPFLASNVFGADGTQSPNFANTDIFNVSNPAVLVSDNTVGINRNYRFFGNLQFNYKIGKDLNLATIAAITFDKGRENFFLPQLGVTSDTLRTAVALNRSGSEISRLFSVYNDTYLDYKKTIANKHSFSSRLGLRTQSNDSESDLGLGFNSATDDFLSVGAGSTTLRQIGGALGSWNWMNLYMANNYGLMNKYFLTLNLALDGSSRFGRDADNGAVKIGQHKFAFMPSIGAAWLISSEDFMANNNFIDFLKLRASYGITGNDDIGNYASRSYYVSQNLIGIQGLVRGNIGNSALQWETVKKANIGLDVAVLKEKLSFTFDYYNNQTTNMIVFEGLNAFTGFDFAINNNAAMRTNGFEFTANSRVIGKSKLKLDLGLSISRYKNQITSLPSGEFLTNFGGATYITKEGQDANLFYGLTSNGIFATQAEATASGLLRRLPNASLVPYEGGDVRFVDLNDDNIIDDLDRKVIGNPNPDFVGMFNSVLTYKRFSLNAFFNFSIGNDLYNGTRNKLESMSGFENQTQVALNRWRADGQITNTPRANWGDPMGNAQFSDRWIEDGSYLRLRTLALAYDVPVKSKIFKAAKVYVTANNLFTVSNYLGFDPEFSANSALFAQGVDIGLVPQVRTFQLGFKLGL